The Candidatus Acidiferrales bacterium genome contains the following window.
ATCCATCCGAGGTGTTCGTAGCTCTGTTTCTTCGTCAGCGAATAAACAAGCCCGCCGAGTTCGGCTTCGGGACGCGGTTTTGTGAATAGGCTGATTCCAATCGTCACAAAGAAGCACACCACCCACGCGTAAATCGCGCGGTCAAAATTCGCAGCCATCTCGCTGCGATAAATAAACCAACCGTGCAGCGTCGCGAAGTAATGCAATGCCGCCGCGGCGGTTCCGCTCGCCAAGCCATAGAACGCGCCATTGGGCGTCGTGCGCTTCCAAAACATGCCCAGCAGAAATGTCGCGAACAGCGGCGCGTTTACAAACGAAAAAATGAGCTGCAAATAGTCCATGATGTTGTGAAAACTCAGCGCCACATACGCCGCGGCGACGCTGAGCAAGACTCCGCCCACGGTCGCGATCTTCCCCATCCGCAGATAATGCGCGTCGCTGGCGTCGCGCCGGATATAGGAATGGTAGATGTCGTATGTCCATACCGTATTGAACGCGGTCACGTTGCCCGCCATTCCGGACATGAAGCTCGCCAGCAGCGCCGTGATTCCTACGCCCAGCATTCCCGGCGGGTAGTAGTGCGAGAGCAAAAGCGGCAGCGCCATGTTGTAATCGATTTTTCCCTGAACCAGGAATGCCGCTCTTGGCAGCAGAACCCACGCCGCCATTCCCGGCACGATTACGAGAAACGGAATAAACATCTTTGGCAGCGCCGCAATCAGCGGCGTTTTCTGCGCCGCAGTCATGTCGCGCGCCGCCAAAGCGCGCTGCACAACCAGAAAATCCGTGCACCAGTATCCGAATGACAGCACGAATCCGAGGCCGGCGACGAGTTGAAACCAATCAACACCCATCGGATTGGCCGTCGCCTGCCCGAGGTTTGACCACATGTGCGTGAAGCCCGGCGGCATGCGCGCTTCGAGGCCGCTCCAGCCGCCAGCTTTCGTTACCGTCAGCACAGCCAGCGGCAAGATGCCGAAGACAATCAGAAAAAATTGCAATACTTCGTTGTAAATCGAGGAAGTTAAGCCGCCGAGGAACGTGTAGATGAGGACGACGATTGCGGAAAGAAAAATCGTGGCATGAATCGACCATCCGAGCATCAGCTTGAAGACCAGCGCCATGGCGTACAAATTGATGCCGCTGGCTAGGATGGTCATCACGGCAAACGTCAGTGCGTTGAACGCGCGCGTTTTTTCGTCGAAGCGGAGGCGCAAATACTCCGGCACGGATCGCGCACGGCTGCCGTAATAAAAGGGCATCATGCACAGCCCGACAAAAATCATCGCCGGAATTGCGCCAAGCCAGTAGAAGTGGCTCGTCAGCATCCCATACTCGGCTCCGCTTGCGGCCATGCCCATGACTTCAAGCGCGCCGAGGTTTGCGGAAATGAAGGCAAGTCCCGTGATCCACGCGGGAATTCGCCGGCCGGAGAGAAAAAAATCCAGACTCGTGCGCATGGATTTCTTGAGTGTGAATCCGACGCCGAGCACAAATGCGCAATAAATCGCGATGACAGCGTAATCAATCCATTCAAGATGCATGGACGGAAAGACGAATCCTCTTATGCATTGTGATTTGCCTTATTGTTCATTCTTGTGACTCGGGTTGCACCTTGTTGAGAATCGGTTTCTTGCGTCCGGCCAGCCAAGCTCGTGAATCATCCTTCAGATCAAACACAATCACTTCATTTCTGCCCTTCATGAGCCACACGCCAGGAACATACAGCGTTTGCTGCGGCCCGATGTTCCAGAAGCGGCCCAGATTATGCCCGTTGATCCACACCACGCCCATGCCCAAGTTGCGCACGTCGAGAAACGTATCGCCGGTGCGGGCAAGCTCAAATGTGCCTTGGTAAAACGCTGGCGCATGCACGGAGCTTTTCGAGAATCGCAAGGACGTTAGATCCGTCATCGGCAACGGGTAAATCTCCCATCCGGTCAGTTCGCGTCCATCGAACGTAACGGACTCAGTTATGCCTTTTCGATCGTCGCGCAAATGTGGCCCGAAATTGATCCTGCCGAGATTCTCCACCAGGATGTCGAGCGTGTTGTTTGCGGCCGGAAGCTCGACCGGAATGCGGTCCTGTCCCAATCGCCGATCCAGAGACCCTGCGCGTTGCCCATTTACAAAAACCTCAGCATAGTCGTGAACTTCCGTGATCTTCAATTCACCACGGCGGGAGCCCCTGATATGTGTGCGGTAAAGAATATAGCCGTATGCCTGCCCGACGGCTTCCATTGTCTCCGGTCGTTCGCTTTGGATCGGCTGGCTGAGATTCGCCCAGAGCGAAGAGGAATCGTTGAGCTTGAATTTCGGGATTTCGATAATGGGAGTCGGCGCGGGCAGAGGCGGTAAGCTTGCTCCGCGAAGATAATGGCGAACGACATTTCGAAACGCAAAAAACTTTGGCGTCGGCCGGCCAGCTTCGTCCAATGGTGCGTCATAATCGTAGCTCGTGGTATCGGGCTCGTAAGTTTTTTCGAAATTCGCTCCGGCCATAAAGCCAAACGAAGTTCCGCCTTCAAACATATACAGGTTTACGGAATAGCCGCGCGACAGCATCCATTGCAGTTCTTGCGTTTGCCGCCGGG
Protein-coding sequences here:
- a CDS encoding sodium:solute symporter family protein, producing the protein MHLEWIDYAVIAIYCAFVLGVGFTLKKSMRTSLDFFLSGRRIPAWITGLAFISANLGALEVMGMAASGAEYGMLTSHFYWLGAIPAMIFVGLCMMPFYYGSRARSVPEYLRLRFDEKTRAFNALTFAVMTILASGINLYAMALVFKLMLGWSIHATIFLSAIVVLIYTFLGGLTSSIYNEVLQFFLIVFGILPLAVLTVTKAGGWSGLEARMPPGFTHMWSNLGQATANPMGVDWFQLVAGLGFVLSFGYWCTDFLVVQRALAARDMTAAQKTPLIAALPKMFIPFLVIVPGMAAWVLLPRAAFLVQGKIDYNMALPLLLSHYYPPGMLGVGITALLASFMSGMAGNVTAFNTVWTYDIYHSYIRRDASDAHYLRMGKIATVGGVLLSVAAAYVALSFHNIMDYLQLIFSFVNAPLFATFLLGMFWKRTTPNGAFYGLASGTAAAALHYFATLHGWFIYRSEMAANFDRAIYAWVVCFFVTIGISLFTKPRPEAELGGLVYSLTKKQSYEHLGWIRRPATLAVTVGIIVVALNWIFR
- a CDS encoding beta-galactosidase, translated to MRFLSLIAAAFGVMVLPLSLPAGPQQAHSFRVEGGRFVLDGRPFQVISGEMHYARIPRAYWRDRLQKARAMGLNTISTYVFWDLHERKPGIYDFSGQLDVAEFVREAQEEGLYVILRVGPYICSEWDLGGLPSWLLADPKMELRGQQENFLRPASEWLARLGQELAPLQITRGGPIIAVQVENEYGSFGADSAYMSHIRDLIFKAGFDGALLYTADGSPELPHGTLAGLPAVVNFGPGEAESAFAALSAFRPGTPMMSGEYWDGWFDHWGAAHNVTNARRQTQELQWMLSRGYSVNLYMFEGGTSFGFMAGANFEKTYEPDTTSYDYDAPLDEAGRPTPKFFAFRNVVRHYLRGASLPPLPAPTPIIEIPKFKLNDSSSLWANLSQPIQSERPETMEAVGQAYGYILYRTHIRGSRRGELKITEVHDYAEVFVNGQRAGSLDRRLGQDRIPVELPAANNTLDILVENLGRINFGPHLRDDRKGITESVTFDGRELTGWEIYPLPMTDLTSLRFSKSSVHAPAFYQGTFELARTGDTFLDVRNLGMGVVWINGHNLGRFWNIGPQQTLYVPGVWLMKGRNEVIVFDLKDDSRAWLAGRKKPILNKVQPESQE